A genome region from Hippopotamus amphibius kiboko isolate mHipAmp2 chromosome 1, mHipAmp2.hap2, whole genome shotgun sequence includes the following:
- the LOC130853736 gene encoding heterogeneous nuclear ribonucleoprotein A1 gives MSKSESPKEPEQLRKLFIGGLSFETTDESLRSHFEQWGTLTDCVVMRDPNTKRSRGFGFVTYATVEEVDAAMNARPHKVDGRVVEPKRAVSREDSQRPGAHLTVKKIFVGGIKEDTEEHHLRDYFEQYGKIEVIEIMTDRGSGKKRGFAFVTFDDHDSVDKIVIQKYHTVNGHNCEVRKALSKQEMASASSSQRGRSGSGNFGGGRGGGFGGNDNFGRGGNFSGRGGFGGSRGGGGYGGSGDGYNGFGNDGSNFGGGGSYNDFGNYNNQSSNFGPMKGGNFGGRSSGPYGGGGQYFAKPRNQGGYGGSSSSSSYGSGRRF, from the coding sequence ATGTCCAAGTCAGAGTCTCCCAAAGAGCCCGAACAGCTGCGGAAGCTCTTCATCGGAGGTTTGAGCTTTGAAACAACCGATGAGAGTCTGAGGAGCCATTTTGAGCAATGGGGAACGCTCACAGACTGTGTGGTAATGAGGGATCCAAACACGAAGCGCTCCAGAGGCTTCGGGTTTGTCACCTATGCCACTGTGGAGGAGGTGGATGCGGCCATGAATGCAAGGCCACACAAGGTGGATGGAAGAGTTGTGGAACCAAAGAGGGCCGtctcaagagaagattctcaaagacctggtgcccacttaactgtgaaaaagatttttgttggtggcattaaagaagacactgaggaacatcacttaagagattattttgaacagtatgggaaaattgaagtgattgaaatcatgactgaccgaggcagtggcaaaaagagaggctttgcTTTTGTAACCTTTGATGACCATGACTCTGTAGACAAGATTGTCATTCAGAAGTACCATACTGTGAATGGCCACAACTGTGAAGTAAGGAAAGCCCTatctaagcaagagatggctagtgctTCATCGAGTCAGAGAGGTCGAAGTGGTTCTGGAAACTTTGGTGGTGGTCGtggaggtggttttggtgggaatgacaactttggtcgtggaggaaacttcagtggtcgaggtggctttggtggcagccgtggtggtggtggatatggtggcagtggggatggctataatggatttggtaatgatggaagcaattttggaggtggtggaagctacaatgattttggcaattacaacaatcaatcttcaaattttggacccaTGAAAGGAGGGAACTTTGGAGGCAGAAGCTCTGGCCCCTATGGCGGTGGAGGCCAATACTTTGCCAAACCACGAAACCAAGGTGGCTATGGcggttccagcagcagcagtagctatggcagcggcagaaggttttaa